The Rhinoderma darwinii isolate aRhiDar2 unplaced genomic scaffold, aRhiDar2.hap1 Scaffold_709, whole genome shotgun sequence genome includes the window GATGCGGCAGGACCTGTCTCGTAGGTGATGCGGCAGGACCTGTCTCGTAGGTGATGCGGCAGGACCTGTCTCGTAGGTGATGCGGCAGGACCTGTCTCGTAGGTGATGCGGCAGGACCTGTCTCGTAGGTGATGCGGCAGGACCTGTCTCGTAGGTGATGCGGCAGGACCCGTCTCGTAGGTGATGCGGCCGGACCCGTCTCGTAGGTGAGGGGTCGGGATGCGGCCGGACCCGTCTCGTAGGTGAGGGGTCGGGATGCGGCCGGACCCGTCTCGTAGGTGAGGGGTCGGGATGCGGCCGGACCCGTCTCGTAGGTGAGGGGTCGGGATGCGGCCGGACCCGTCTCGTAGGTGAGGGGTCGGGATGCGGCCGGACCCGTCTCGTAGGTGAGGGGTCGGGATGCGGCCGGACCCGTCTCGTAGGTGAGGGGTCGGGATGCGGCCGGACCCGTCTCGTAGGTGAGGGGTCGGGATGCGGCCGGACCCGTCTCGTAGGTGAGGGGTCGGGATGCGGCCGGACCCGTCTCGTAGGTGAGGGGTCGGGATGCGGCCGGACCCGTCTCGTAGGTGAGGGGTCGGGATGCGGCCGGACCCGTCTCGTAGGTGAGGGGTCGGGATGCGGCCGGACCCGTCTCGTAGGTGAGGGGTCGGGATGCGGCCGGACCCGTCTCGTAGGTGAGGGGTCGGGATGCGGCCGGACCCGTCTCGTAGGTGAGGGGTCGGGATGCGGCCGGACCCGTCTCGTAGGTGAGGGGTCGGGATGCGGCCGGACCCGTCTCGTAGGTGAGGGGTCGGGATGCGGCCGGACCCGTCTCGTAGGTGAGGGGTCGGGATGCGGCCGGACCCGTCTCGTAGGTGAGGGGTCGGGATGCGGCCGGACCCGTCTCGTAGGTGAGGGGTCGGGATGCGGCCGGACCCGTCTCATAGGTGATGCGGCAGGACCTGTCTCGTAGGTGAGGGGTCGGGACGCGGCCGGAACGCGGCCGGAACTGTCTCGTAGGTGAAGTGTCGGGACGCGGCCGGACCTGTCTCGTAAGTGAGACGGCCGGACCCGTCTCGTAGGTGAGGCGTCGGGTGCTGTCGGACCCGTCTCGTAGGTGATGCGGCCGGACCTGTCTCGTAGGTGAGGGGTCGGGACGCGGCCGGACCTGTCTCGTAAGTGAGACGGCCGGACCCGTCTCGTAGGTGAGGCGTCGGGTGCTGTCGGACCCGTCTCGTAGGTGAGGGGTCGGGATGCGGCCGGACCCGTCTCGTAGGTGAGGCGGCCGGACCCGTCTCGTAGGCGAGGCGTCGGGTGCTGACGGACCCGTCTCGTAGGCGAGGCGTCGGGTGCTGACGGACCCGTCTCGTAGGCGAGGCGTCGGGTGCTGACGGACCAGTCTCGTAGGGGAGGCGGCCGGACGTGTCTCGTAGGCGAGGTGTTGGGTGCTAACGGATCGGTCTCGTAGGCGAGGCGGCCGGACCGGTCTCGTAGGTGAGGCGTTGGGTGCGAACGGATCGGTCTCGTAGGCCGGACCTGTCTCGTAGGCCGGACCTGTCTCGTAGGCGAGGCGTCGGGATGCGTCCCGAGCCGTCTCGTGGGCGAGGCGGCCCGAGCCGTCTCGTGGGCGAGGCGGTCGGACCCGTCTCGTGGGCGAGGCGGCCGGACCCGTCTCGTGGGCGAGGCGGCCGGATCCATCTCGTAGGCGAGGCGTCGGGATGTGGCCGGAGCCGTCTCGTGGGTGAGGTGTCAGGATGCGGCCGGACCGTCTCGTAGGTGAGGCGGCCGGACCCGTCTCGTAGGTGAGGCGGCCGGACCGTCTCGTAGGTGAGGCGGCCGGACCCGTCTCGTAGGTGAGGCGGCCGGACCCGTCTCGTAGGTGAGGCGGCCGGACCCGTCTCGTAGGTGAGGCGTCAGGATGTTGCCGGACCTGACTCGCAGGTGAGGTGACGGATACTCATGACGACTGTTTACTGATCTCACATTCTTTATTCTTGGCTCAGTAAGCAGCAGCGGTTTCGGCTGTTCTCGGTCTTCATGCTGCACCAGTCATCATTCGGCAGTGGCGTTTGGTCGCTTCATAGATGTCAGAAAGATCCTGAATATATTGCTGGACCTGAACCGGAACAGAACATTAATTTTCTATGTGTTTGACTCTTGAGCCCCTGACGCTGAGGAGCTCCCCCCCcattccccccccctccccccatgcTGAGGAGCTCCCCCGTCACTTCTGTAAATACATCATGAAGGGTCTAAGCAGAGGGGGCggtataataatgtaataatctgtccctgtataatatcccccgcTGACTCGTCCCCCGCTGACACTTCTACTTTATAATCCTACAGCCAAATAGTAGCTTATTCAGCGCCCTGTCCGTCCGCTTGTAGGGACCAGTCTGACTCCTGCCCCCCTATAGTCTGTACCCCGTCCTCACCCCGTGTCTGGTGTTGGCTCTGTGTGACCCTCCTCATACATGACACCTGCGCTGCTCCGTGTAGCCGCCGTCATTACCGTCTCCAGCTGTCTCACAGTGTCATCCACGGCTCCACTCCTGCCCGGGACGTCGATGCTTTGGAAGAGGTTCAGTGATGCCATTTTTATCGTACCAAGAAGTAGGGTCTTCTTTGCGGCCATAGTTTGAATGTGCGCCCAGTGTGACTCCTGGTAAGGACAGAACAGTAAAGATTCAGCAGCGATTCccacgtcccgtccccccccaaTGTTAGGACCCTCAGATGTCAGATCTACGTTCCACGTGTCGGCCACGGGAGAGAATTTACATTCAATAACATTTCAGTTTCTAAATATGGAAGAAAAATGTTCAGACGTGCCGCACTGGATGGTCCGTTTCTCAGCTGCAGTCAAGTCTGCCGGTGCGTGGCACGGGACACTCCACCTGCTTCATCCAATGGTTCTGATTTCAGGGCTGACATGAGACTGTGGTATCACCCCCACGAGACGTCACGCTCCGTTCTCCCACTCCAGGCCACAACCACTCATAGATCATGCTGCATATTTAGGATGTTCTCCCCCAGCTCTGGAGTCACAGCCTCCCCCTCCATCCTCACCCACAGGAGCCGCTGGTTCTGAGCTTCTTCCAGGTTGGCCTGTAGTTGGCCCAGCTGGTGGTGGAGCTGCACGGCCTCGTCACTCTTCTCTCCCAGGAAGCCCGAAAGTTGAGCCTTGGTCTGGTCGATGGACACCTGGGCCTCCTGCACCACTTGCTGGAGATAATGGGACGTAGCAACCAATGTGTGGAACCGGCTGAGGACATCACATGAGTCCTGGAACTGAAACCAGATCAGATTATATTCACCCCAAGAGGGGACATGACGCCATCTGATCCCCACCCCCCACATTACAGAGTCACATAGGAAGGCGACCAGGGATGTGCCGGAGCGGTCATGTCAGCCCTATGGATTCCCACATGAAGGTGACCAGCTGTGGACTCCTAATACTCAGCCCCGTCATCGTATGTCCGTACATTATAATAATGTCCAGATCACAGGGATCTGAAGGCCACTTATATCTGACCAATCGCAGCAAAGCCCCTCAGTCCAATAGTAGTCACGAGGGTGGCACGAGCGGCCGCTTCTACCCCAATACCGCAGAGCGCTGGTTACCAGTAAaggaaaggaataaaaaaaaatcaaatgagaCTCTAGAAAATGGCATCGAGCTCAAGAGTCCGCAAATCACGTGGCCGGAAATCCTCCTATCCAGAAGAGTCCCAGGGTGAGGAAACTACAGGTCCATATCGCTCCACCGTCCCCCATTGCCCCACCTTGTATAGCACCGCAGCCCCCTCCCATCGCTCCGCTGCCCCCTCCACCCCCTCCCATCGCTCCGCTGCCCCCTCCACCCCCTCCCATCGCTCCGCTGCCCCCTCCCATCGCTCCGCTGCCCCCTCCCCTCCTATCGCTCCGCTGTCCCACCTCTCACTCCGCTATTCCCCCGACCCTCTCATATCACTTCGCTCTCCCACCTCATATCCCTCCACAGACCCCCTCCCTGATATTGCTCACGGTCCCCTCGTATCGCTGCGCTCTCCCCTTTACAGATAATTCCCACTCGCACCTCCTCTGAAGCCACCGCCGAGCCTTCCAGGTAGTCACAGAACTTGCTGTATTTTTGGATTTGGGCCTGGATCTTCTGCTTCCTTCTGGCCAGTGattgtcgctcctcctgcaggacGTGCAGTTGTCGCTCTTTCTGATCATAGATTTCTCGTGCGCTCCTCGCTTTCCTCACTGCCTGCCGGCGCTTTACCTCATTCTCCTGGAAGACAGTCAAATATGTTAAAGAGGGGGAGCAGAGGGTAACACCTCACCCTGTCTATAGCCGACAAGCAGCAGAGGTCGCCACGTACAGCGATCTCACCTACAGCGCGAGCTCGTCACGTACAGCGATCTCGTACACAGCGCGACCTCGTCACGTACAGCGATCTCACCTACAGCGCGACCTCGTCACGTACAGTGATCTCACATACAGCGCGACCTCGTCACGTACAGTGATCTCACATACAGCGCGACCTCGCCACGTACAGCGATCTCACATACAGCGCGACCTCGCCACGTACAGCGATCTCACCTACAGCGCGACCTCGCCACGTACAGCGATCTCACCTACAGCGCGACCTCGCCACGTACAGCGATCTCACCTACAGCGCGACCTCGCCACGTACAGCGATCTCACATACAGCGCGACCTCGTCACGTACAGCGATCTCACATACAGCGCGAGCTCGCCACGTACAGCGATCTCACATACAGCGCGACCTCGTCATGTACAGCGATCTCACCTACAGCGCGACCTCGCCACGTACAGCGATCTCGTACACAGCGCGACCTCGTCACGTACAGCGATCTCACCTACAGCGCGACCTCGCCACGTACAGCGATCTCACATACCGCGCGTCCACAATTATTACACAACTTGTATTTGAGGATTTGGGTTATTACTGAACGTCTCCGGCGCGGTCGTCaatccaaaatgttaataaacctcaaacctgaatatggccggattcagacgaacgtgatttgcgcccgtgcagcccgcgtggttgtcacgcggctcgcgcggacctatacaagtctatggggcagtgcagaccgtccgtgagtgcgctgaaaaaaaactcacgacatgtcctatatttgtgcgctgttcgggcATCAcgcattgaagtcagtgggtgcgtgaaaatcacgcaggtcacatgGAGgcgcttccgtgggacgagcgtgattcgcgcaacagcaggaaaactctgaatgtaaacagaaaagccgcacgagctacaaacatccaaatagagtgtcataatgatggcggccgcgagaaaatcacgcatcatacgcggctgacacacggagctgttatggaacttttgcgcacgcaaaacgctcacgtttgtctgaatccggcctaaatgtgAGAAAATCCGTGCGCAGAATTATCACGTGACTAAATCAACAAGgaaaatgttcctctattaaccccttcctgtctcCCGTCTCAGCCATTTTCAGGTTTTCAtttccgttttttcctccccaccttccagaagccataactttttgatttttccgtcgatcttgtcctataagggcttgatttttgcgggacgagttgtagtttttcgccatttattgtgccatataacgtGCTAGGAACCGGGGAAAAATGATTTGtgggatagaaaatgaaaaaaacagcgattcctccatggattTTTGTGCGTcgttttttcctttattctgcGGTCGATACGATGACGGCGATATCAGATATaggtcgttttttctatattttacaagtaaaaaccgaagtgtaaaaaataaaactaaaaagtattttgtcgccaaattccgggAGCCGTAACTTTTAGATTTTTGCGTGGATTTACGCGGTCTGCGGGTTTAttgtttgcgggatgagctgtcgtttttactgATACcagtacgacgttcaccgtgcgggttacatAACGATATATTGTGATAGACTTTTACAGGcgcggcgatgccaattatgtttatttatttactccaggggggaaaagggttttttttaactttccttttttttttatacataaaacacaactttattttactaaattttacttttcttttttattagaccCCCGCCCCCCCCGCACCCCCCctcggggacttcaaccagcgactaatgtattgcagtatgtcgtgattctgacaggccggaGATAGTGATTaacaggagcacaaagatggcggacatgggggccttcattacacccgcaggcagccatagcaaccatcgccaccccgcgcttGCATTGGCCTCCCCCctttttctaactatttaaacgcTGCGGTCGCCATTTAACGAGCGGGATTGTGCTCGAGTGCTCGttgctctgaagtgtcggctgtaacaaactgctgacaccggcatcgtatggagcgggttcactccgtgaggccGTTCcacacttcccctacccgacttcgggcgtatggatacgtcaaatgtcgggaaggggttaatgaccaccgATACGCCTTCTGACGGCGGCCTAATAAACGGCCTGCACTCGTGTCCCGTACTGGCTGGAGCCGCGGCTCGCTGTCCGATTCCAGCCCGGCTCCTGAACCAGCggtagcgatcaaagtttacttagattgcggccgtttaaccccctcAAATGTCGCAGTCCTTACCGGCCGCTGCATTAGagaggtttacagagggagggagcaaatgatggggtgtcatggcagccggggcagAACTAAGGCTATAGACACGCCGgattgtataccaaagcattatagcagcgatctgacgaTCTGAAGATCACGCCGGGAAGGCCCCGAGTGCGACTGAGAAAAGAATTCATGTGGaagaaaaatggataaaaaagGTGCAGGTTCTGTGTCTTGTTGGGGGGGGTCGGGTTTTGGGCTTCCTCACCCCGGCCACGTCTCTGAGCACTGATCACCTTGTACCGGATGTTATACACGGGGGGGGAGACACCAGGATTCAATCATtgaggggggcacatacttttctCCATGTATGCGGGTGTGTAGATAGAACGTCTTTATACTCACCGCAATAACGCGCTGGAATCGGAGTAAGTAATCTCTCAGCTCCGCCTCCTGTGCACGTAGCTCCTCCCATCGCAGAGCGAGTCCTCCCATGGCGTTCTGGAAGACCTGAGCATAGCGACACGTTACATACAACATTCAGTGCGGTCGGTTAAGGGgtctgtgggggaggggagggtcTTTATAAATGAGGAGATGAGTCCCTTTTATATATCAGGGACTCATCAGTAGTCGCTGCTCCCACAATCCCTTGCTCTGCCGCACTATCTGGGAGGGGCCTGAGTCTCCTGCTCCATAAGAAGAATGCCAGAagtgcagtaaagactgacacaagAATaacttaggggggggggggggtggtaaatGGCGCTTCTCCCCATCATCTGTTCCAGGGCATAATGAGACTTGTTGGGTATCtctgggggaggggagggggggggggggttcgggtTCGCGCAGGATGTGCCACATGAAATCTGGGTCTAGAAGTCTCGTTCTCTCACCGCTCTCTCCACCCCCAGCGCTCTCTGCAGATCCTGAGCCTGTTGTCGTCTGTCCAGCAGTCGGAGAGTCGGGGGGATGTGCTGCTCTTGTATAGGGGGCAGCCTCCTGCACAACAAGGGGTTAATGATCAGAAGATAGATATACATTGGGGTGTACGACGTGACATGAAGGACACGGAAGACGACGAACCGGAGGAATCGCAGGATCCGCTGTCCATGATCAGAACGGTGACATCCCCTTTCCTCCATGTCGTGGCGCACAAGACCGAGCAACTGCCGCCGCCTCACGGCAACCGACTGCAGAGCGTCCAGGAGAGCCGTGCGCTGCTTGTATATAACGCCGACACCCCCCTCTACCTGTGTATAACGCCGACATCCCCCTCTACCTGTATATAACGCCGACATCCCCCTCTACCTGTGTATAACGCCGACACCCCCCTCTACCTGTGTATAACGCCGACACCCCCTCTACCTGTGTATAACGCCAACACCCCCCTCTACCTGTATATAACGCCGACATCCCCCTCTACCTGTATATAACGCCGACATCCCCCTCTACCTGTATATAACGCCGACATCCCCCTCTACCTGTATATAACGCCGACATCCCCCTCTACCTGTATATAACGCCGACACCCCCCTCTACCTGTGTATAACGCCGACACCCCCCTCTACCTGTGTATAACGCCGACACCCCCTCTACCTGTATATAACGCCGACACCCCCCTCTACCTGTGTATAACGCCGACACCCCCTCTACCTGTGTATAACGCCGACACCCCCCCTCTACCTGTGTATAACGCCGACACCCCCTCTACCTGTGTATAACGCCGACACCCCCCCTCTACCTGTATATAACGCCGACATCCCCCTCTACCTGTATATAACGCCGACACCCCCCTCTACCTGTGTATAACGCCGACACCCCCTCTACCTGTGTATAACGCCGACACCCCCCTCTACCTGTATATAACGCCGACATCCCCCTCTACCTGTATATAACGCCGACACCCCCCTCTACCTGTGTATAACGCCGACACCCCCTCTACCTGTGTATAACGCCGACACCCCCCTCTACCTGTGTATAACGCCGACACCCCCTCTACCTGTGTATAACGCCGACACCCCCCCTCTACCTGTATAGAACGCCGACATCCCCctctacctgtatataacaccgacATCCCCCTCTACCTGTATATAAAACCGACACCCCCCctctacctgtatataacaccgacACCCCCCCCTCTACCTGTATATAACGCCGACACCCCCCTCTACCTGTATATAACGCCGACACCCCCCCTCTAACTGTATATAAACACCGACACCCCCCCTCTACCTGTACATAAACACCGAAACCCCCCCTCTAACTATATAACACCGACACCCCCCCctctacctgtatataacaccgacACCCCCCCctctacctgtatataacaccgacaccccccctctacctgtatataacaccgacACCCCCCCctctacctgtatataacaccgacaccccccctctacctgtatataacaccgacACCCCCCCTCTACCTGTATATAACGCCGACACCCCCCCTCTACCTGTATATAACGCCGACACCCCCCCTCTACCTGTATATGACACCCCCTCTACCTGTATATAAACACCGACACCCCCCCTCTACCTGTATATAACGCCGACACCCCCCTCTAACTGTATATAACGCCGACACCCCCCtctaactgtatataacaccgaCACCCCCCTCTACCTGTACATAACACCGACACCCCCCTCTAACTGTATATAAACACCGACACCCCCCctctacctgtatataacaccgacACCCCCCCTCTAACTGTATATAACGCCGACACCCCCCCCTCTACCTGTATATAACGCCGACACCCCCCCTCTACCTGTATATAACGCCGACACTCCCCCCTCTACCTGTATATAACGCCGACACCCCCCCTCTACCTGTATATAACGCCGACACCCCCCTCTACCTGTATATAACGCCGACACCCCCCCTCTACCTGTATATAACGCCGACACCCCCCCtctaactgtatataacaccgaCACCCCCCCtctaactgtatataacaccgaCACCCCCCCTCTACCTGTACATAACACCGACACCCCCCCTCTAACTGTATATAACGCCGACACCCCCCCTCTACCTGTATATAACGTCGACACCCCCCCTCTACCTGTATATAAACACCGACACCCCCCtctaactgtatataacacagacaccccccccctctacctgtatataacaccgacACCCCCCCTCTCTACCTGTATATAACGCCGACATCCCCCTCTACCTGTATATAACGCCGACACCCCCCCtctaactgtatataacaccgaCACCCCCctctacctgtatataacaccgacACTCCCCCCTCTACCTGTATATAACGCCGACACCCCCCCTCTACCTGTATATAACGCCGACACCCCCCTCTACCTGTATATAACGCCGACACCCCCCCTCTACCTGTATATAACGCCGACACCCCCCCtctaactgtatataacaccgaCACCCCCCCtctaactgtatataacaccgaCACCCCCCCtctaactgtatataacaccgaCACCGACACCCCCCCTCTACCTGTACATAACACCGACACCCCCCCTCTAACTGTATATAACGCCGACACCCCCCCTCTACCTGTATATAACGTCGACACCCCCCctctacctgtatataacaccgacACTCCCCCCTCTACCTGTATATAAACACTGACACCCCCCctctacctgtatataacaccgacACTCCCCCCTCTACCTGTATATAAACACTGACACCCCCCCTCTACCTGTATATAAACACTGACACCCCCCctctacctgtatataacaccgacACTCCCCCCTCTACCTGTATATAAACACTGACACCCCCCCTCTACCTGTATATAAACACCGACACCCCCCtctaactgtatataacaccgaCACCCCCCTCTCTACCTGTATATAACGCCGACATCCCCCTCTTCCTGTATATAACGCCGACACCCCCCCtctaactgtatataacaccgaCACCCCCCctctacctgtatataacaccgacACCCCCCCtctaactgtatataacaccgacacccccccccccctctacctgtatataacaccaacacccccCTCTACCCGTATATAACGCCGACATCCCCTCTACCCTTACTGTGAAGGATCACcactatgtatatttgtgtgtttgcaaAAATCAATATTATCTTTATATAAAGCTTCTCAGTATATCATATTCTGCTATAATGCTATGTAGTATGATAAGATGGCACAAGAGGGCGCCGGAGCACGAGACAACGCCCTGGAATGTGAAAAAAGCAACATGAAGTATTAACCCACAAACGTACTGAACAAATAAGAAAAGGGCATGTTTGAACAAGAACCAATTAGCACCTTGGAGGTGTCacaagatcatatactgattatgGACGCCATTTTTGCTATATAAGTTTTGCATtgttttaaataaagttgttgtgcTCCTATCTCATCGAGAGAGGATATTCTACCTGAGCTCTGCTTCTGGTGTCATTCTTCCCACGCTACTCGGTGAAAACCAGGCTGACTAACTGGGAACGAGACTTCACAGTATATAGCGCCAACACCCCCCCTCTACCCATATATAACGCCGACATCCCCCCTCTACCCGCATATAACGCCGACATCCCCCCTCTACCCGTATATAACGCAGACATCCCCCCTCTACCCGTATATAACGCCGACATCCCCCCTCTACCCGTATATAACGCCGACATCCCCCCTCTACCCATATATAACACCGACATCCTCCATCTACCCATTTATAAAGTGGACATTCCCCCCATTACCGTGTATAACGTGGACCTCCCCCCTCTACCGTGTATACCGTGGACCTCCCCCTCTACCATGTATACCGTGGACCTCCCCCCTCTACCGTGTATACCGTGGACATCCCCCCTCTACCGTGGACCTCTACCGTGTATACCGTGGACATTCCACCTCTACCGTGTATACCGTGGACCTCTACCGTGTATAACGTGGACCTCCCCCCTCTACCGTGTAAAACGTGGACATCCCCCCTCTACCGTGGACCTCTACCGTGTATACGTGGACCTCCCCCCTCTATCGTGTATACCGTGGACATTCCCCCTCTACCATGTATACCGTGGACCTCCCCCCTCTACCGTGTATACCGTGGACCTCCCCCCTCTACCGTGTATACCGTGGACCTCCCCCTCTACCATGTATACCGTGGACCTCCCCCCTCTACCGTGTATACCGTGGACATCCCCCCTCTACCGTGGACCTCTACCGTGTATACCGTGGACATTCCACCTCTACCGTGTATACCGTGGACCTCCCCCCTCTACCGTGTATAACGTGGACATTCCCCCTCTACCGTGTAAAACGTGGACATTCCCCCTCTACCGTGTAAAACGTGGACATTCCCCCTCTACCGTGTAAAACGTGGACATCCCCCCTCTACCGTGTATAATGTGGACATTCCTCCTCTACCGTGTATAACGTGGACATTCCCGTATAcaacaccaaaatctgcatcgaTCTGTTGAGGAGATCCTGTAGCTTCTTAGATGTCCACTGTCCGGGTGGATCACAGATTAGTCTCGCCCTTGGAGTTGGCGACTGGACAAATCCTTCTAGAGCGGCAGAATCTGTCGGACGGTGGCGCTCCGTGGACTCCTGATCATGTTCTTACAAAAAGGAAGGAGTCTGAAGATCGGAGCAGGTCACATCTGGAGATGGGGCATTTATAGGATGTGACAGCGACCAGAAACTGGACCTTCCAAGAAAGAAGTCCGAGGTCCAGCGGCTAAGATCCCGGGCGGGGGATGAGATTGGAGATGGCCTTGAAAAATCCTAAGAGAGAAATGTGCCCTGTGGATCTGGTCTGATCGGGAGAGAATTGGCTCTAGATCCTTTAGGTCTCCGCACCGTCCCACGCTTCATGCCgcacctattcatttctattacaCAGCACCACCATATTCTGCAGCGCCGGAGAGACGTTGTCCTTATTCACGGTTCCCAGTGGGTTTACAATCTAAATTCCCAATACATATATTTTTGGAGTATTGGAGGAAAGCCACGCAAACAAGGGGAGAACACAAACTTCCTGCAGACGTGTGAATTGAACCCAGGACACCAGTGCCAACATAATAAGAGAGAACCTGGAGATAAGCGGCTGCCGCCTCCATTTCAGACACGTTGATTTATCTAATGAATGTCTAACTTCCAAAATGTGACCCAAGAAACCAGCCCTACAAACATCACTGACCCCAGAGACCTAATGACCAACACTAGACCAGACGGACACAGTGTCCACCCGTCAAAGCTGGTAAGAAACTCCCCCCCAGGTAAAGACCGCACCATAAAGGGGAGGGAGGAGGGGAAGCTGCTACAGAACGATCAGCAGGATGATGGGTGGAGTAGGGACGTCTCCCGTGGGACGTCTCTACAAAGCAGGCCCACCCCCCCGTGGGACGTCTCTACaaagcagccccccccccgtggGACGTCTCTAcaaagcagcccccccccccgtgggaCGTCTCTACaaagcagccccccccccgtggGACGTCTCTAcaaagcagccccccccccccccgtgggacGTCTCTAcaaagcagcccccccccccgtgggaCGTCTCTACaaagcagccccccccccgtggGACGTCTCTAcaaagcagccccccccccccccccgtgggacGTCTCTAcaaagcagcccccccccccccgggacatCTTTATAGAGTAGCACCAAAACAAAAGAAGATAGAGACATCTGTTCCTCCACCAATGTCAGCTGCAGATGATACAGAGCATGCTCTCAACACTCATAGAAGTCCATAGGTTATATGGACATCTCATCCCACTCCCTGCAAATATCATAGAGCATGCCTACAACACTCTACCATAGATGTTAAAAGGTGACGGACAAAACTCAGCTCCTTCTCCCTGCACAGTGATGTATGACTGAGCACGCTCACTACACTCTCCCATAAAAGTCAACGAATAGTTTTCTGACAGATCCCCGTAATCATGcaaagaaaacaataaaaatcAGATTAGAAAGAAAACTATCAGTAtttggttttaattagtaaaaaataaaatccagTGATACATTAAAGAACCAATCAGACGACTTCTAATATCTGAGATCAGTTCCAGCCGGCGCTTTCCTCTTAGATACAT containing:
- the LOC142729186 gene encoding coiled-coil domain-containing protein 42-like isoform X2; its protein translation is MEERGCHRSDHGQRILRFLRRLPPIQEQHIPPTLRLLDRRQQAQDLQRALGVERAVFQNAMGGLALRWEELRAQEAELRDYLLRFQRVIAENEVKRRQAVRKARSAREIYDQKERQLHVLQEERQSLARRKQKIQAQIQKYSKFCDYLEGSAVASEEFQDSCDVLSRFHTLVATSHYLQQVVQEAQVSIDQTKAQLSGFLGEKSDEAVQLHHQLGQLQANLEEAQNQRLLWESHWAHIQTMAAKKTLLLGTIKMASLNLFQSIDVPGRSGAVDDTVRQLETVQQYIQDLSDIYEATKRHCRMMTGAA
- the LOC142729186 gene encoding coiled-coil domain-containing protein 42-like isoform X1; this translates as MEERGCHRSDHGQRILRFLRRLPPIQEQHIPPTLRLLDRRQQAQDLQRALGVERAVFQNAMGGLALRWEELRAQEAELRDYLLRFQRVIAENEVKRRQAVRKARSAREIYDQKERQLHVLQEERQSLARRKQKIQAQIQKYSKFCDYLEGSAVASEEFQDSCDVLSRFHTLVATSHYLQQVVQEAQVSIDQTKAQLSGFLGEKSDEAVQLHHQLGQLQANLEEAQNQRLLWESHWAHIQTMAAKKTLLLGTIKMASLNLFQSIDVPGRSGAVDDTVRQLETVMTAATRSSAGVMYEEGHTEPTPDTGSSNIFRIFLTSMKRPNATAE